The genomic region GCCACCACCTTCATTAAGCATTCCTTTAAGCTTATCCAATGGCGCTACTACCTCTGGATTGCTTCTCGCACCGGCATATTCACCAATAAGTGCATTGGTTGGCCCATAAACAATACCGCCATTGGCAAATGGACGGGCGCCAGATTCCAAACCACGTTTAAATGTATTTTCAACAATTTTAGATAGCGCCACTAAAGCTACACCAGCACCAATAGCCGCAAAAGGGTTTGAAATAAGTTTTGTAAAAGCAATTGCAGCCGTACCAGCTTCAATTAATGACCTACCGAGGTTTTTAAGGAAGTCGGAAACCAACCCCATGATATTACCAAATAGATCTGCAAAACCTTGCTGACCACTTACAATATTACCAAGGAACTCCCCGAACGTATCGGCAACACCCATTGCTAATCCTTGTAGTTGACCTGAAAAATCCAATAGAATCGTTTCAGTCTCCTTAAGGCCAGCCCTTAGTATTTCATTTTCTTCTGGTATTTTAGCAACGATTTCCGTTACCGGGGAAACAATTTTATCGAGGTTCTTAAATTTATTTCTGTCAATTATATCCTGAACAACATCACCTGTATCGTCAAAATTGAATTCAGGCCCTATAGTTGAAACCTTACCACGGCCAACACCTCCAAGACCTTGTTTAACCCCGTCCTGGATTCCTTTTTTAACGGATTCAGCAACTTTGCTCTGAACGCCATCAGTTTCCACGTTATCGGCTAGCAGTTCGTATTTTTTGCCCCGTAGTGCATTGTTAATACCTTCCTCAACATTGCCGGTCACAGCTTCCTTAAACGGCTTGAACCGATCCTGAATGCCCTGAATTGCTTTAAAGCCGTTATCGAGGCCCGTTTTAAAAGCGCCGCTGATTAATCCAGGTATCGATTTAACATCGCCCGTAAGCACTGCCTTTATAATCTTACCTAGATTTTTAAATCCATCCACTATATTTTTCCAAACAGCGGTAATTACTTCCTGTAGTATTCCAAATACATATTTTCCGACTTCCAGTACATTCTTAAAGGAAGTAATAATGTATTCTACACCTATTCTAAAAGCTGTGGATTCATTGTACAGATCTATAAAATAGTTGGCAATTTCAATCAAAGTTTGCTTTATCGGCGCCCAGTTTTTATAAATAATCACCCCTACAGCCGTAAGCCCTGCAACAATTAAA from Galbibacter sp. BG1 harbors:
- a CDS encoding phage tail length tape measure family protein; this encodes MANPIVNIKFLADLQQFSTGMQNASRKMEKLGSKLKSVGTTLSVGVTAPLTAFAVASVKNFDTQAKAIAQVETGLKSTGNAAGFTSDQLQKMASALQNNSLFGDEQILKDVTAQLLTFTNISGTAFSRTQQAALDLATRLDGDVKSATIQLGKALNDPVANLSALSRSGIQFSNEQKTLINSLVATNRAAEAQDIILTELEKQYGGSAEAAAKAGTGPLKQLSNILGDITEEFGAIIVEGILPLVDYVKDLALRFQALSPQTKKFIVILGGVAAAIGPLLALAGTILPAIGTGFALLTGPIGLIVAGLTAVGVIIYKNWAPIKQTLIEIANYFIDLYNESTAFRIGVEYIITSFKNVLEVGKYVFGILQEVITAVWKNIVDGFKNLGKIIKAVLTGDVKSIPGLISGAFKTGLDNGFKAIQGIQDRFKPFKEAVTGNVEEGINNALRGKKYELLADNVETDGVQSKVAESVKKGIQDGVKQGLGGVGRGKVSTIGPEFNFDDTGDVVQDIIDRNKFKNLDKIVSPVTEIVAKIPEENEILRAGLKETETILLDFSGQLQGLAMGVADTFGEFLGNIVSGQQGFADLFGNIMGLVSDFLKNLGRSLIEAGTAAIAFTKLISNPFAAIGAGVALVALSKIVENTFKRGLESGARPFANGGIVYGPTNALIGEYAGARSNPEVVAPLDKLKGMLNEGGGGQMAFIPDVVLRGEDLVMSFERTNKKKSRIS